Proteins encoded in a region of the Trypanosoma brucei brucei TREU927 chromosome 5, complete sequence genome:
- a CDS encoding iron superoxide dismutase, putative (similar to GP:13488615: iron superoxide dismutase A {Trypanosoma cruzi}(PMID:9200125); similar to GP:2352425: iron superoxide dismutase {Leishmania chagasi}(PMID:9497044)), with the protein MRSVMMRCATGHHMAPLGLACMQYATLPNLKKPNGAAAELPPLQFNWKDGCAPVLSPRQLELHYTKHHKAYVDKLNALAGATYDGKTMEDIIVALANDSEKKVLFNQAAQHFNHSFYWLCITPNGKPMPKSLESALTAQFGSVDGFKDTFMQAGANNFGSGWTWLCVDPKNKGKPLVIDNTSNAGCPITKGLRPVFTVDVWEHAYYKDFENRRVDYLKEIWTIVDWEFVSRTYEQAMK; encoded by the coding sequence ATGAGGTCTGTCATGATGCGTTGCGCAACGGGCCATCACATGGCACCACTGGGCCTTGCGTGCATGCAGTACGCAACTTTGCCTAACCTTAAGAAGCCAAATGGAGCAGCAGCGGAATTGCCACCGCTTCAGTTCAACTGGAAAGACGGATGTGCACCGGTGCTCAGCCCACGTCAGTTGGAGCTGCACTACACGAAGCATCACAAGGCGTATGTTGACAAGTTGAATGCACTGGCGGGAGCCACATACGATGGAAAAACTATGGAGGATATTATCGTTGCTTTAGCTAATGATTCTGAGAAGAAGGTCTTGTTCAACCAAGCGGCACAGCACTTCAACCACTCCTTTTATTGGTTGTGCATTACACCCAATGGGAAGCCAATGCCCAAATCCCTGGAGTCTGCCCTCACTGCTCAGTTTGGTTCAGTTGACGGTTTTAAGGACACGTTCATGCAAGCGGGAGCAAACAACTTTGGCTCTGGCTGGACGTGGTTGTGTGTGGACCCGAAAAATAAGGGTAAACCTCTTGTAATTGATAATACCAGCAATGCCGGGTGCCCAATCACAAAAGGACTCCGACCCGTCTTCACAGTGGATGTGTGGGAACATGCATATTACAAGGACTTTGAAAACCGGCGCGTGGATTACCTCAAGGAAATTTGGACTATTGTTGATTGGGAGTTTGTTTCAAGGACGTATGAACAGGCTATGAAGTAA
- a CDS encoding protein kinase, putative (similar to similar to Protein kinase byr1 (EC 2.7.1.-) (MAPK kinase) (MAPKK). (Swiss-Prot:P10506) [Schizosaccharomyces pombe]; similar to Protein kinase C, zeta type (EC 2.7.1.37) (nPKC-zeta). (Swiss-Prot:O19111) [Oryctolagus cuniculus]) produces MRNVSSLGDSHSFSTEKENNHSKRDGFNVGNAAPCSSRECNGRETAPEIVRNTARSTEHPFSSDAKPLPSSGLVGAAVGHHGGGVHLPGFGGIGPWSPRPGSGYAMKYDHHSPNTHCNTGRGLQVVTHPANSRSASVVGSMEEEVPRVSNQTTTNPTRGVSLRCWVLFPLIVIMTCVYAISIALAIAPWARASVAVMGSLHDVVEVNYVTLSGFTPFLRMTRMAKGIGSMYFSNNTFSNPVMDHAMPLKDGMVSSLCVTLRDVDKRRMIASIGAFSLTKKQAALCIASKSNPGQYYGHVSEGGIMKDFYYMDPVTMEYQQPLKRYESTTSGLTITEYTERFHFDSVVRIWNESVREGREMKPSEYWVRPRFPPTYAAYVYPFFEREDDGTVGVGYIYVGMHTGKISVRWHKASDSGVRVMLVDPNNESGQFYVFANNWGQPLANVSDEWKSAFMGEPIRFLSPDDVSDPLMSKAIRYLDLQEAARGKNQRSWFMYGGLAAVASAHHIVTDSGVEMVVVVVTNPSYYLGPIATYGGIAGLSSFVMYLIVIAACYYFVELCLHRPLRSTEEKLRAGLVKSSDEEKQKVIALREVCELHGVCSVLRRRLNAVRTYMPDRAFDLSGAAASVSRSKDACASDPEAASSPRRYGEELKPVACSVAYVYYTPGRTRNPSDAVVELMMQIVVSAAAACGGCFEVQRPDYCIVSFGVQSMDREFAAEATRAVEFARQVATKLMARSEVSGAYRVIVESGAFPSGIVSGGGRSRYVLLCRNIYRRVGDALQSVGVAAAVTEETALLVRGHFRLLPFRSVFLEGEDGVCVTLYEVLSGDAGQPTWNEFEGHYNEAYDMMVRGNYVSALRLLDKAISVGSVTLSGESPSFMSLQPQRLRDECAARVGRRDRTPFVNQLLIVPDSLNSSATSLISSPPLLSGTGKTSGGSSSPCDGGSPRTPSVFVGENAASTLNGEIPRFLEDCHGNSWQRSIDPIHEGANSVGVAYMGMSATGVLALLKLYPLTELGERLTREELDVALDKVLQVGESVSLVQCLSYCHVPPHGVLLVWEYVPGGTLRDLKVRYGRKLPAATVKRHVTSLLRGLACLHERGLVQGCLCPETVVTCVGGHCRLTGVLLDAAPLLKHQMTYCVSPEEARGKPQSWMTDMYALGLLVIEMLNDDFPWRWTANAQISRSRNELLAVLSDHEALMESLREGLLEPVPPPEDADPTIQLVVSSCLRIDPAQRRDAVFLLQRVGGVVAVDA; encoded by the coding sequence ATGCGCAATGTTTCTTCCCTCGGGGATAGTCACTCCTTCAGTAccgagaaggaaaacaaccaCTCGAAGCGGGACGGGTTTAACGTAGGAAATGCAGCGCCATGCTCATCAAGGGAGTGTAATGGTAGAGAAACGGCACCGGAGATTGTCCGTAATACCGCGAGGAGCACCGAACATCCGTTTAGCAGCGACGCGAAGCCGCTACCGTCCTCGGGGCTGGTTGGGGCCGCTGTGGGGCATCATGGGGGAGGGGTTCACTTACCTGGTTTTGGTGGTATCGGTCCCTGGTCACCACGCCCTGGAAGTGGCTATGCAATGAAATATGACCATCATTCTCCCAACACTCACTGCAACACTGGACGTGGGTTGCAGGTTGTCACACATCCTGCCAACTCCCGTTCTGCATCAGTGGTAGGATcaatggaggaggaagtgcCTCGTGTTTCGAACCAAACCACCACGAATCCCACAAGGGGAGTGTCGCTGCGCTGCTGGGTGCTGTTCCCCCTGATTGTTATCATGACTTGTGTGTACGCTATCTCTATAGCACTTGCAATCGCCCCATGGGCGCGGGCCTCTGTGGCGGTGATGGGGTCCCTGCATGATGTTGTCGAAGTCAACTATGTCACCCTTTCGGGGTTCACTCCCTTCCTGCGTATGACACGAATGGCGAAGGGGATAGGGAGCATGTATTTCTCGAACAATACTTTTTCGAATCCCGTAATGGATCATGCAATGCCATTAAAGGATGGAATGGTCTCTAGCCTGTGCGTTACTCTTCGTGACGTAGATAAAAGGCGCATGATAGCATCTATCGGTGCATTCTCGTTGACGAAGAAACAAGCCGCCCTGTGTATCGCCTCAAAGAGTAATCCTGGCCAGTATTATGGTCACGTGAGTGAGGGAGGGATAATGAAAGACTTCTACTATATGGACCCTGTAACGATGGAGTACCAGCAGCCACTGAAACGGTATGAGTCCACTACCTCTGGATTAACGATTACTGAATACACGGAACGCTTTCACTTTGATTCCGTTGTGCGGATATGGAACGAGTCAGTGCGAGAAGGTCGAGAGATGAAACCGTCTGAGTACTGGGTTCGCCCGCGGTTCCCACCCACTTATGCAGCGTACGTCTATCCTTTCTTCGAGAGAGAGGACGATGGAACAGTTGGTGTAGGGTACATTTACGTGGGAATGCACACAGGAAAAATTAGTGTGAGGTGGCACAAGGCGTCTGACAGCGGTGTCCGCGTCATGCTTGTGGATCCCAACAACGAAAGCGGCCAATTCTACGTGTTTGCGAACAACTGGGGCCAACCGCTTGCGAATGTGAGCGATGAGTGGAAATCCGCTTTCATGGGTGAACCAATACGGTTCCTAAGCCCTGACGACGTCTCTGACCCGCTGATGAGCAAAGCTATCCGATACCTCGACTTGCAAGAGGCCGCGCGAGGCAAGAACCAGAGGTCGTGGTTCATGTACGGCGGGTTGGCTGCGGTGGCCAGTGCACATCACATTGTCACTGACAGCGGGGTTGaaatggttgttgttgttgtcacgAACCCCAGCTATTACCTGGGCCCGATTGCCACCTACGGGGGCATTGCTGGCCTTTCTAGCTTTGTAATGTACCTCATTGTGATAGCCGCTTGTTACTATTTTGTGGAGCTTTGCCTTCACCGCCCGCTCCGAAGTACGGAGGAAAAGCTGAGGGCCGGGCTAGTCAAATCTTCTGAtgaagagaagcaaaaagtgATTGCACTGAGAGAGGTTTGTGAGCTCCACGGTGTGTGTAGTGTGCTCCGCCGACGCCTGAATGCGGTGCGGACATACATGCCAGACCGTGCTTTTGATTTAAGTGGTGCGGCAGCGAGCGTGTCAAGGAGCAAGGACGCATGCGCATCTGATCCTGAGGCAGCCTCGTCACCACGTCGATATGGTGAGGAACTGAAGCCTGTCGCCTGCAGCGTCGCCTACGTTTACTATACGCCCGGTAGAACGCGCAACCCCAGCGACGCCGTTGTGGAGCTGATGATGCAGATAGTTGTcagtgctgctgcagccTGCGGTGGGTGCTTCGAGGTGCAGCGCCCAGACTACTGCATTGTGAGTTTTGGTGTGCAGTCGATGGACCGCGAATTCGCTGCTGAGGCGACGAGGGCCGTTGAGTTCGCGCGTCAAGTGGCCACGAAGCTGATGGCGCGGAGCGAAGTTTCTGGTGCTTATCGCGTGATTGTGGAGTCCGGTGCATTTCCGAGTGGCATCGTTAGCGGAGGTGGACGAAGTCGCTATGTGCTTCTGTGCCGCAATATCTACCGGCGGGTTGGTGATGCCCTTCAATCTGTGGGAGTCGCGGCAGCGGTCACAGAAGAGACAGCACTGCTGGTGCGTGGCCACTTCCGTTTGTTACCATTTAGGTCTGTTTTTCTGGAAGGCGAAGACGGTGTTTGCGTAACGTTGTATGAGGTACTTTCCGGGGATGCTGGGCAGCCGACATGGAATGAGTTTGAGGGCCACTACAACGAGGCGTACGATATGATGGTGCGTGGCAACTACGTCTCTGCACTACGATTGCTGGACAAGGCCATTTCCGTGGGGTCGGTGACCTTATCGGGGGAATCACCTTCGTTTATGTCATTGCAACCCCAACGTCTTCGTGATGAGTGTGCTGCGCGTGTTGGGAGAAGAGACCGCACACCGTTTGTTAATCAATTACTTATCGTCCCTGATAGCCTGAACAGCAGCGCAACGAGCCTGATATCTtcgccgccgctgctgagTGGTACTGGAAAAACCTCTGGTGGAAGCTCGTCACCGTGTGACGGTGGCTCCCCGCGGACTCCGTCGGTCTTCGTGGGGGAGAATGCAGCTTCGACACTGAATGGTGAGATACCTCGTTTTCTCGAGGACTGTCATGGGAACAGTTGGCAGCGCTCAATCGACCCCATTCATGAGGGTGCCAACTCTGTAGGCGTAGCGTACATGGGAATGTCTGCCACTGGGGTACTTGCTTTGCTGAAGCTTTACCCTCTAACAGAACTTGGAGAACGCTTGACGCGTGAGGAATTGGACGTTGCACTGGATAAAGTGCTTCAGGTTGGGGAAAGTGTCAGCCTTGTGCAATGCTTGTCGTATTGTCATGTCCCCCCTCACGGCGTCTTGCTTGTTTGGGAGTACGTCCCCGGTGGTACGCTTCGTGATCTTAAAGTGCGATATGGCCGGAAGCTACCCGCCGCCACGGTGAAGCGGCACGTCACCTCTCTGTTGCGAGGACTCGCCTGTCTCCACGAGCGTGGCCTTGTTCAGGGTTGCCTGTGTCCTGAAACAGTTGTCACTTGTGTGGGGGGCCATTGCCGATTGACTGGGGTTCTGCTTGATGCTGCACCTTTACTCAAGCATCAAATGACTTATTGTGTCAGTCCAGAGGAAGCTCGTGGCAAACCCCAGTCGTGGATGACAGATATGTATGCCCTTGGGTTGCTTGTTATAGAGATGTTGAACGACGACTTCCCATGGCGGTGGACAGCTAATGCACAAATCAGCCGGTCACGTAACGAGTTACTTGCGGTGCTTTCGGACCACGAGGCGCTAATGGAGTCGCTGCGTGAAGGTCTTTTGGAACCTGTACCACCTCCAGAGGATGCGGACCCGACAATACAGTTAGTAGTTTCTTCGTGCCTCAGAATCGACCCCGCACAGCGGAGGGATGCGGTCTTCCTTCTTCAACGTGTTGGTGGCGTTGTTGCCGTTGATGCATGA
- a CDS encoding 50S ribosomal protein L2, putative, producing the protein MATWRRPITLIYGNVLHRSVAARTAAVSDLSTLLPVVLCGSKRGVKLSNPIGKQGSQHYGTEPKLEAGKDVQIKHTEMYDGYTDDFGVFKEGPPMTLRLEYVRSPDHGFSQQLLQKDIWSPFQVNANMMIYTPLYYDWQGFSSRDYWGHRSGTNPGSKVVMGHYRRVEERSWGYRIMVNHKPQKRVPKWLACIVHLPRKKKFVGFFLYANGAYVAELLTYKQLPRICYNKRSSSGLPTIGQTVSLSEVTYGKELHSVEMYPGHGGVICRASGAAAVVLRGAEPNLVPLLLPSKEVRLFDNECHAVFGRRAGVMYRYQRNFGKRNVEEYMPHRPKVHSKTKRVSSHPAGGGNGGSSNLLVPLDWRIHPRNCVKTKYWLSGYILRGRQYNKGQTVADIKSKTYSWANRDPVYR; encoded by the coding sequence ATGGCAACATGGCGACGCCCCATTACGTTGATATATGGAAATGTCCTGCACCGGTCAGTAGCTGCCCGCACGGCAGCGGTTTCTGACTTGTCAACACTTCTACCCGTCGTTCTGTGCGGCTCAAAGCGAGGCGTAAAACTATCGAATCCAATAGGTAAGCAAGGTAGCCAACATTACGGTACAGAACCAAAACTGGAGGCAGGAAAGGATGTACAAATTAAGCATACCGAAATGTATGATGGCTACACCGATGACTTCGGTGTCTTCAAGGAAGGCCCGCCCATGACGCTTCGACTGGAATACGTGCGGTCCCCAGACCATGGTTTTTCGCAGCAACTTTTGCAGAAGGATATTTGGTCTCCATTTCAGGTGAATGCAAATATGATGATATATACACCCCTGTATTACGATTGGCAAGGGTTTTCCAGCCGCGATTACTGGGGGCACCGCTCGGGAACGAACCCAGGAAGTAAAGTGGTGATGGGACATTACCGCCGTGTGGAGGAACGCTCTTGGGGGTATAGAATTATGGTGAATCACAAACCACAAAAACGTGTCCCCAAATGGCTTGCGTGCATTGTGCACCTgccaaggaaaaagaagtttgttggtttcttcctttacgCTAATGGTGCGTACGTTGCTGAGCTTCTTACGTACAAGCAGCTTCCACGAATATGTTACAACAAACGATCTAGCAGCGGTTTACCGACGATAGGGCAAACTGTATCGCTTAGTGAAGTGACTTATGGCAAGGAACTGCACTCGGTTGAGATGTACCCCGGCCACGGAGGTGTCATTTGCCGTGCAAGTGGCGCCGCGGCGGTTGTGCTGCGTGGCGCGGAACCCAATCTTGTTCCATTACTCCTTCCCTCCAAGGAGGTGCGTCTCTTTGATAATGAGTGTCATGCGGTGTTCGGTCGTCGGGCAGGTGTGATGTATCGCTACCAGCGAAACTTCGGTAAGAGGAACGTGGAGGAGTATATGCCCCACCGACCGAAAGTACactccaaaacaaaaagggttTCCAGTCACCCTGCTGGTGGAGGTAATGGTGGTTCTTCAAACTTGTTGGTGCCGTTAGACTGGCGGATCCACCCGCGCAATTGCGTCAAGACGAAATATTGGCTGTCAGGTTACATTCTACGAGGTAGACAGTACAATAAAGGTCAGACGGTGGCGGACATTAAATCAAAGACATACAGTTGGGCTAATCGGGATCCTGTTTACAGGTAA